CAAACCAGCCTCACCAACCTGCAAGCAGCATGCGAACAACACCACATGATCCGACACAACACCACATGGACAGTCACCGTGACCGACGACAACGACATCATCTGGATCTCACCATTAGGACGAACCTGCCGAGTACCCCGGACATCAAATGTGCAATTCGCCGCCGGAACGGCAACCACCAAACACGATGACACGGCGAACGATGAACGAAAGGAACTGCCCAACACTCCGCCCTTCTGATGCTGCCGGGATTGCGGAATGTGGAACTGCATACCCCCAGTTCACGTGGTATTTCAGCGCAATCTCTTTCCGAGACTCGAAGCCATGCTTATGGTTACCGGACACGGCGAGGAGCCGTGGTCGATGATTCATGAGGGGAATCAGAAATGTCACAGTCAACAGAGGCGACCGGCACAGGCAAACGCCGTTTCACCAAGGTCAGGGCGATCCTCGCCGGCGGTCTCGTTCTCGGCGTCGGAGCGGCCATCACACTTGCCGCGTGGAACGACTCTGAGGTCGCAACCGGAACGTTCGCCGCGGGCAACTTCGGCATCGAGGGATCGACCAACGGCACTGAGTTTTCCGAGCATGAAGACGAGGCCAACGCCGCGACGCTCGAATTCGAGGTGGGTGCAGATTCGCTCTCGCCCGATGACAGCGTGTACGAGGGCTTCGCTGTGC
The Paramicrobacterium chengjingii DNA segment above includes these coding regions:
- a CDS encoding SipW-dependent-type signal peptide-containing protein; the protein is MSQSTEATGTGKRRFTKVRAILAGGLVLGVGAAITLAAWNDSEVATGTFAAGNFGIEGSTNGTEFSEHEDEANAATLEFEVGADSLSPDDSVYEGFAVRLISTSDYAADVTVTQDTSSALVGTTASYVYTDSTTCDATTFAAGADDGAAFSLTALNTPVFVCFQVSADDTLVQGATGSITWTFDAVSTTEL